In Zobellia roscoffensis, the following are encoded in one genomic region:
- a CDS encoding MFS transporter yields the protein MDPYAALRFKEFNIFLLVRFAMVFAWSMQFIVIEWQVYSMTKDPLSLGIIGLMEVIPAVSMALFAGHIVDQKEKRNLLIKCIFGFSVISFGLFVLSWPSIEEKIDSKTILYAIYFLVFLGGIVRSFLGPTIFSLIALIVPKKIYPNAATWSSTTWQLAAVLGPALAGFSISWIGVHWSMCLIFGFSVMALMALSQIKRKPILNPKIGEPVFESLREGLRFVFNTKAVFGALTLDMIAVLFGGAVALLPIFAQDILHVGSEGFGVLRAAPAVGAALTMLGSTRFPLHKNAGKKLLFAVFGFGICMIVFGLSTYFWLSVIALFVSGAVDGVSMIIRQTILQLKTPDNMRGRVASVNSMFVGSSNELGAFESGLTAKLMGTVTAVVFGGAMTLITVGATAIVSPTFRKLDLQKDIDEHEANDE from the coding sequence ATGGATCCCTATGCTGCCTTACGTTTCAAAGAATTCAATATCTTTTTATTGGTTCGTTTTGCTATGGTATTTGCATGGTCCATGCAGTTCATAGTCATAGAATGGCAAGTATATTCAATGACAAAAGACCCGCTTTCTTTGGGGATAATAGGGCTAATGGAAGTGATACCCGCTGTCTCCATGGCACTATTTGCAGGGCATATTGTAGACCAGAAAGAAAAGCGTAATCTTCTTATAAAATGCATTTTTGGTTTCTCGGTAATCAGCTTTGGATTGTTTGTGCTGAGTTGGCCTTCCATAGAAGAAAAAATAGACTCCAAGACCATATTATACGCCATCTATTTTTTAGTTTTCTTGGGCGGAATTGTACGTTCTTTTCTTGGGCCAACAATCTTTTCTTTAATCGCTTTAATCGTTCCTAAAAAAATATATCCTAATGCAGCTACCTGGAGTAGTACCACTTGGCAATTGGCAGCAGTCCTAGGTCCGGCATTAGCAGGGTTTTCAATAAGTTGGATAGGTGTGCATTGGTCCATGTGCCTTATTTTTGGTTTCTCGGTAATGGCACTGATGGCCCTGTCTCAAATCAAAAGAAAACCGATTCTTAACCCTAAAATTGGGGAACCTGTTTTTGAAAGCCTACGCGAAGGCCTCCGGTTTGTTTTTAACACCAAAGCTGTTTTTGGCGCATTAACGTTGGATATGATCGCCGTACTTTTTGGTGGAGCGGTTGCGCTTTTACCAATCTTTGCACAAGATATTTTACATGTGGGTTCCGAAGGGTTTGGCGTTCTTCGTGCAGCTCCAGCAGTGGGCGCGGCACTGACCATGTTAGGTTCTACGCGTTTTCCGTTACATAAGAATGCTGGAAAGAAATTACTGTTCGCAGTTTTTGGTTTCGGTATTTGTATGATAGTTTTTGGTCTTTCAACCTATTTCTGGCTTTCGGTTATTGCCTTATTCGTGAGCGGTGCCGTAGATGGTGTTTCCATGATTATCCGTCAGACCATTTTACAACTTAAAACTCCTGATAACATGCGTGGGCGAGTAGCATCGGTTAATTCAATGTTTGTGGGCTCATCCAATGAGTTAGGTGCTTTTGAAAGTGGTTTGACGGCAAAACTTATGGGTACGGTTACCGCTGTAGTATTTGGAGGAGCAATGACTTTAATCACAGTAGGCGCCACAGCTATTGTTTCCCCAACGTTCAGAAAACTGGATTTGCAGAAAGATATTGATGAACACGAGGCTAATGATGAGTAG
- a CDS encoding four helix bundle protein, whose translation MDDKKYDLEDRLVNFAADIAIFCREIPKDFTGEYYGNQLLRSAGSSALNFGEAQGTHTSKDYVHKASISLKELKESRVNLKILTKIEYGNDDKREFLLGEVQQLIKIIATIIRNKKQS comes from the coding sequence GTGGATGATAAAAAATATGATTTAGAAGATAGATTAGTAAATTTTGCTGCTGATATTGCTATTTTTTGTCGCGAAATACCGAAGGATTTTACTGGAGAATATTATGGAAATCAACTCTTGAGGTCAGCTGGAAGTTCTGCGCTTAATTTTGGTGAAGCCCAAGGTACCCACACCTCAAAAGACTATGTTCACAAAGCAAGTATTTCTCTTAAAGAACTCAAGGAGTCTAGAGTAAACTTAAAAATTTTGACAAAAATAGAGTATGGTAACGACGACAAAAGAGAATTCCTTCTAGGCGAAGTCCAACAATTGATTAAAATCATTGCCACAATCATCAGGAATAAAAAACAAAGCTAA
- a CDS encoding enoyl-CoA hydratase/isomerase family protein yields MGTTRENGSLYTKIDNKVATIEFGHPASNSFVAELLDRLTAEFDKLSGNDAISVIVLRSEGDRAFCAGASFDELMAVSNLDEGKVFFSGFANVINAMRKCKKVIVGRIQGKTVGGGVGLAAACDYAYASEAASIRLSELTIGIAPLVIAPAVERKIGTSAISDMSLSPTEWKNAYWAQEKGLYSRVFDDIKELDKELDFHVQKLAGYNPEALQEWKQVLWQGTDHWNDLLVERAAITGRLVLSEFTRNALSKFKK; encoded by the coding sequence ATGGGAACCACTCGTGAAAACGGAAGTCTTTATACTAAAATAGATAATAAAGTAGCCACAATTGAATTTGGCCATCCGGCAAGTAATTCTTTTGTTGCCGAACTGTTAGATCGTTTAACTGCCGAGTTCGATAAGCTTTCTGGAAATGATGCTATTTCTGTAATTGTCCTTAGGTCTGAAGGTGATCGTGCTTTTTGTGCTGGCGCATCTTTTGATGAACTTATGGCAGTTTCTAATCTAGATGAAGGCAAAGTTTTTTTTAGTGGTTTTGCCAATGTCATCAACGCTATGCGCAAATGTAAAAAAGTAATTGTTGGCCGTATTCAAGGTAAAACAGTAGGTGGAGGTGTCGGTCTTGCTGCTGCGTGTGATTATGCGTATGCGTCCGAAGCGGCATCCATACGTTTGTCCGAACTTACTATAGGCATTGCACCTTTGGTTATAGCCCCCGCTGTGGAACGAAAAATTGGTACTAGTGCTATTTCTGATATGTCTTTGTCTCCAACCGAATGGAAAAATGCCTACTGGGCGCAAGAAAAAGGGCTTTATTCCAGGGTGTTTGACGATATTAAGGAATTGGATAAAGAGCTAGATTTTCATGTGCAGAAACTAGCCGGTTATAACCCTGAAGCGCTTCAAGAATGGAAACAGGTGCTATGGCAAGGAACGGACCATTGGAACGACCTATTGGTTGAGCGTGCTGCCATCACCGGTAGGTTGGTACTTTCAGAGTTTACCAGAAATGCACTCTCAAAATTCAAAAAATAA
- a CDS encoding 6-pyruvoyl trahydropterin synthase family protein: MSKIRITKQFNFETGHALYGYDGKCRNVHGHSYKLSVTVIGTPITDTSNVKWGMVIDFGDLKKIVKEEIVDQFDHATVFNKNTPHIELAQELINRGHSVILADYQPTSENMVIDFSKKIRARLPENISLHSLRLQETDTSFAEWYASDN; encoded by the coding sequence ATGAGTAAAATTAGAATCACCAAACAGTTCAATTTTGAGACCGGTCACGCACTTTACGGCTATGATGGAAAGTGTAGAAATGTGCATGGACACAGCTATAAATTATCGGTAACGGTTATTGGTACTCCCATTACGGATACCTCTAATGTAAAATGGGGGATGGTCATAGATTTTGGTGACCTTAAAAAAATAGTGAAAGAAGAAATTGTAGATCAGTTTGATCATGCTACTGTTTTTAATAAAAACACGCCACACATAGAATTGGCCCAAGAGCTGATTAATAGAGGGCATAGTGTTATTTTAGCCGATTATCAGCCGACCAGTGAAAATATGGTCATCGATTTTTCAAAAAAGATTCGTGCTAGACTACCTGAAAATATAAGTCTACATTCATTAAGACTTCAAGAAACAGATACTTCGTTTGCGGAGTGGTATGCATCCGATAATTAG
- the recJ gene encoding single-stranded-DNA-specific exonuclease RecJ, with protein MRWTIKPKPEQEAIDQLAKALKVDDLVAQLLLQRGISTYDEAKRFFRPELSHLHDPFLMKDMQLAVERIEKAISNNENILVYGDYDVDGTTSVALVSSYLLSYYPNVATYIPDRYTEGYGVSFKGIDFAEDNGFSLIIALDCGVKAIDKVAYAKEKGIDFVICDHHRPGNQLPDAVAVLDPKREDCSYPYDELCGCGVGFKLIQALGSRQGQTIDDLLLYLDLVATAIGADIVPITGENRVLAYFGLQVINTNPRMGFKAIINQIKKSVLTITDVVFIIAPRINAAGRMEHGQHAVNLLTETDLSQAEIFASQIEQFNLDRRGLDKEITQEALDQILQNKEEERFTSVVYKDSWHKGVIGIVASRLTETYYRPTLVFTKSGDKLAASARSVKGFDVYNALQGCADCIEQFGGHKYAAGLTLLEEQFENFKTQFEKVVSETIDPKLLIPEISIDAQLNFKDISPKLMRILKQFAPFGPGNMTPTFMSENLIDTGYAKGVGEDGAHLKLAATQNGIGPIGGIGFNMGDKLSLVANRQPFNAVFSLDENEWQGNISLQMKLKDIQ; from the coding sequence ATGCGCTGGACCATTAAACCCAAACCTGAACAAGAGGCTATTGACCAATTGGCCAAAGCACTTAAGGTAGATGATTTGGTGGCTCAATTGCTATTGCAACGCGGTATATCTACCTATGATGAGGCCAAGCGTTTTTTTAGACCTGAATTAAGTCATCTGCACGATCCCTTTTTAATGAAGGATATGCAATTAGCCGTAGAACGCATTGAAAAGGCCATATCCAACAACGAAAATATTCTTGTTTATGGTGATTATGATGTAGACGGAACAACATCCGTAGCCTTGGTTTCTTCTTATTTACTGAGTTATTACCCGAATGTAGCCACCTATATTCCTGATAGATATACCGAAGGGTATGGTGTTTCTTTTAAGGGAATAGATTTTGCGGAAGACAATGGTTTTTCATTGATAATAGCGTTAGACTGTGGTGTAAAGGCTATTGATAAGGTTGCCTACGCCAAAGAAAAAGGAATTGATTTTGTTATTTGCGACCACCACAGACCGGGTAACCAACTCCCGGATGCCGTTGCGGTTCTTGACCCTAAACGAGAGGATTGTAGTTACCCCTATGATGAACTTTGTGGTTGCGGAGTTGGTTTTAAACTTATTCAAGCTTTAGGTTCTAGACAAGGACAGACTATTGACGATCTCCTACTTTATTTAGATTTAGTCGCAACAGCTATTGGTGCCGATATTGTACCCATTACTGGGGAAAACAGAGTGCTCGCCTATTTTGGGCTTCAAGTTATCAATACCAACCCTAGAATGGGGTTTAAAGCAATTATCAACCAGATTAAGAAGTCCGTGCTCACCATAACCGATGTGGTTTTTATAATTGCTCCTCGTATAAATGCCGCCGGTCGTATGGAACATGGACAGCACGCTGTAAACCTCCTCACCGAAACCGACTTATCACAAGCGGAAATATTTGCAAGTCAGATTGAGCAATTCAACCTAGACCGTCGCGGATTGGATAAGGAAATTACCCAAGAAGCGCTGGACCAAATTCTACAAAACAAAGAAGAAGAACGTTTTACTTCCGTGGTCTACAAAGATTCCTGGCACAAAGGTGTTATTGGCATTGTGGCTTCCCGGCTTACCGAAACCTATTACCGTCCAACATTGGTCTTTACTAAAAGTGGCGATAAGTTGGCAGCTTCCGCACGTTCCGTAAAAGGTTTTGATGTGTATAACGCCTTACAGGGCTGTGCAGATTGCATTGAACAGTTTGGAGGACATAAATATGCTGCCGGACTCACGTTACTAGAAGAGCAGTTTGAAAACTTCAAAACACAATTCGAGAAAGTAGTCTCCGAAACCATTGACCCAAAATTATTGATTCCTGAAATTTCCATAGATGCTCAATTAAATTTTAAGGATATTTCACCAAAACTGATGCGTATCCTAAAACAGTTCGCTCCTTTTGGGCCTGGTAACATGACTCCAACATTCATGTCCGAAAATCTAATAGATACAGGCTATGCAAAAGGTGTAGGTGAAGATGGGGCACATCTTAAGTTAGCTGCTACTCAAAACGGCATTGGTCCTATTGGAGGCATTGGTTTTAATATGGGCGATAAACTTTCCCTTGTAGCTAACAGACAGCCTTTCAATGCTGTTTTTTCTTTGGATGAAAATGAATGGCAAGGCAACATCAGCTTACAAATGAAATTGAAAGACATACAATGA
- a CDS encoding UDP-2,3-diacylglucosamine diphosphatase — protein MKTITVPQGKKVYFSSDNHLGAPTMADSRPREKKFVAWLDTIKEDAAAIFLMGDLFDFWMEYKTVVPKGFTRTLGKLAEMSDSGIPIYFFVGNHDLWMNGYFEEELNIPVFHKPQQYNISGVTFFVGHGDGLGPDDLGYKRMKKVFTNPLAKWLFRWLHPDIGVRMAQHLSVKNKLISGDDDAKFLGEDKEWLVQYAKRKLETQHYDHFIFGHRHLPMEVEVGENSRYTNLGDWIHYYTYAVFDGEKLSLEKYEPTHH, from the coding sequence ATGAAAACCATTACCGTTCCTCAGGGCAAAAAAGTCTATTTCTCCAGTGATAATCACCTTGGCGCGCCTACTATGGCCGATAGCCGACCACGTGAAAAGAAATTCGTTGCTTGGCTGGACACCATAAAAGAAGATGCTGCGGCTATTTTTTTAATGGGTGATCTGTTTGATTTTTGGATGGAATACAAAACGGTAGTTCCTAAAGGATTTACCCGTACTTTGGGGAAACTTGCGGAAATGTCCGACTCAGGAATACCCATTTACTTTTTTGTGGGAAACCACGATTTATGGATGAACGGTTATTTTGAGGAGGAACTGAATATCCCCGTTTTTCATAAACCCCAGCAGTACAACATAAGCGGAGTTACTTTTTTTGTAGGCCATGGCGATGGTCTTGGTCCTGATGATTTGGGGTATAAGCGAATGAAGAAAGTCTTTACCAACCCATTGGCCAAATGGCTCTTCAGATGGTTGCATCCAGATATTGGAGTGCGTATGGCACAGCATTTATCCGTTAAGAACAAGTTGATTTCAGGAGATGATGATGCCAAATTCTTGGGCGAAGACAAAGAGTGGTTGGTTCAATACGCCAAGCGAAAATTAGAAACGCAGCATTATGACCATTTTATTTTCGGTCACCGTCACTTGCCTATGGAGGTAGAAGTGGGAGAGAATTCAAGATACACCAATCTCGGCGATTGGATTCATTATTACACCTATGCCGTTTTTGATGGGGAGAAGTTAAGCTTAGAAAAATACGAGCCTACTCATCATTAG
- a CDS encoding VOC family protein, which translates to MKIEHLAIWASDLETMRQFYENYFDAIAGERYHNPTKNFTSYFLSFSEGTRLELMHKPEITKASNSTEEHLGFIHFALSVGSKEKVDTITEQLRTDGFQVAGEPRTTGDGYYESVILDPEGNRIEITV; encoded by the coding sequence ATGAAAATAGAACATCTCGCCATTTGGGCATCCGACCTTGAAACCATGCGTCAATTTTACGAGAATTATTTTGATGCTATTGCAGGAGAACGCTATCACAACCCAACTAAAAATTTCACCTCTTATTTTCTTAGTTTTAGCGAAGGAACACGATTGGAATTGATGCACAAACCGGAAATTACTAAAGCATCAAATTCTACAGAAGAACATTTGGGTTTTATTCATTTTGCCCTCTCCGTAGGTTCAAAAGAAAAAGTAGATACCATTACCGAGCAACTGAGAACAGATGGATTTCAAGTTGCGGGCGAACCTAGAACAACAGGAGACGGGTATTATGAAAGCGTCATACTTGATCCGGAAGGCAACCGAATAGAGATTACCGTTTAA
- a CDS encoding class I SAM-dependent methyltransferase → MNCPLCASESKFVFKINGFDIHDCVSCDHRFANIKTDEKHVDKTYDDSYFNDGGAGYSDYLLESDLLYERGKRYAKQMEHIIGKKGRVLDVGAAAGCILKGYVDEGWNGVGIEPNQQMAQYGRKQYNLKIEQGAFENFRPQDKFDLISMIQVVPHFYEQHKAFLNASKVLKDDGFLLIESWNRQSISAKIFGKNWHEYAPPSVLHWYSLEGLTVFLKNFGFERVSHGRPSKKISGRHIKSLLEYKLGKNFMLNMIPEKVKFPYPSEDLFWALFSKKASLKT, encoded by the coding sequence ATGAATTGCCCCCTTTGTGCTTCGGAATCAAAATTTGTTTTTAAAATAAATGGTTTTGATATACACGACTGTGTGTCTTGCGATCATCGGTTCGCCAATATTAAAACAGACGAAAAGCATGTTGATAAGACCTATGATGATTCTTACTTCAATGATGGAGGTGCTGGTTACTCGGATTATTTATTAGAATCTGATTTGCTTTACGAACGTGGTAAGCGGTATGCAAAACAAATGGAACATATTATTGGTAAGAAGGGAAGGGTGTTAGATGTTGGGGCAGCGGCAGGATGCATTTTAAAAGGTTATGTTGATGAAGGTTGGAACGGCGTTGGAATAGAACCTAACCAGCAAATGGCACAATACGGCCGAAAACAATATAACTTGAAAATTGAGCAAGGTGCGTTTGAAAATTTCAGGCCCCAAGATAAGTTTGACCTTATTTCGATGATACAAGTAGTTCCTCACTTTTATGAACAACACAAGGCATTTTTGAATGCTTCCAAGGTTTTAAAAGACGATGGTTTTTTACTTATAGAATCTTGGAATAGGCAAAGTATTTCTGCTAAAATCTTTGGGAAGAACTGGCATGAATATGCACCTCCAAGTGTTTTGCACTGGTATTCTTTGGAAGGGCTAACGGTTTTCTTAAAAAACTTTGGGTTTGAACGCGTTTCTCACGGAAGGCCATCAAAAAAAATCTCAGGGAGACACATTAAGTCGCTACTCGAATACAAATTAGGAAAGAATTTTATGCTGAATATGATTCCTGAGAAGGTTAAATTTCCATATCCATCTGAAGATTTGTTTTGGGCTTTGTTCAGTAAAAAAGCGTCGTTAAAAACTTAA
- a CDS encoding MATE family efflux transporter: MKAEINFKSINKLAIPATVAGIAEPLLSITDTAIVGNITVDGLESLAAAGIVGSFLSMLIWILGQTRSAISAIISQYLGAGRIEEVKTLPAQAIFLNIGLSILVLLSTIFIVEDIFQLLNATGKILQYCVSYYSIRVWGFPLTLFVFAVMGIFRGLQNTYYPMLIAIVGAVLNVVLDFIFVYGIEGVLEPMYLEGAAWASLLAQGVMAIIAFVLLITKTNINLRLQLPVHNELGRLVIMSLNLFVRALALNTALILAVREATELGPKYIGAHTIAVNIWLFSAFFIDGYAAAGNIMGGRLLGAKDYDGLWLLAKKILQYGLLVSVALVAAGFLFYKPIGLIFSKETVVLHAFYAVFFIVILGLPMNTVAFIFDGIFKGMGEMKYLRNTLLAATFLGFVPVLFFGKYMNWGLYGIWIAFTVWMAIRGGALVVKFIRKFRPLLKNP; the protein is encoded by the coding sequence TTGAAGGCGGAAATCAATTTTAAGTCCATTAATAAGTTAGCTATACCAGCAACAGTTGCGGGTATTGCGGAACCGTTATTGTCCATTACGGATACCGCTATTGTGGGTAATATTACCGTAGACGGATTGGAATCTCTGGCTGCAGCGGGAATCGTCGGTTCTTTTCTATCCATGTTGATATGGATATTAGGTCAGACGCGCAGCGCTATATCAGCTATAATCTCACAATATTTGGGTGCAGGTCGCATAGAGGAAGTGAAAACCTTGCCAGCACAAGCTATATTCCTGAATATCGGGCTGAGTATTCTAGTACTGCTGTCTACAATTTTTATAGTTGAGGACATTTTTCAATTGCTCAATGCCACGGGAAAGATTCTCCAGTATTGTGTTTCGTATTATTCTATTCGTGTGTGGGGCTTTCCGTTAACCCTTTTTGTATTTGCCGTAATGGGTATTTTTCGTGGTTTGCAGAATACGTATTACCCTATGTTGATTGCTATTGTTGGGGCCGTTCTTAATGTGGTGTTGGACTTTATTTTTGTGTACGGAATAGAAGGTGTTCTTGAACCTATGTATTTAGAAGGTGCCGCATGGGCAAGCCTTTTGGCACAGGGTGTTATGGCTATTATTGCTTTTGTATTGTTGATTACAAAGACCAATATAAACCTACGCTTACAATTACCCGTTCATAATGAATTGGGTAGATTGGTCATTATGAGCCTGAATCTTTTTGTACGGGCATTGGCTCTAAATACTGCTTTGATCTTGGCGGTTCGCGAAGCTACTGAACTGGGACCAAAATATATTGGAGCACACACCATAGCGGTCAATATCTGGTTGTTTTCCGCCTTTTTTATTGATGGATATGCCGCTGCGGGAAATATTATGGGCGGTAGGCTTCTGGGTGCTAAAGATTATGATGGCTTATGGTTACTTGCCAAGAAAATATTGCAGTACGGACTTCTAGTAAGTGTGGCATTGGTTGCCGCAGGATTTCTGTTCTATAAACCGATCGGACTTATTTTTTCAAAGGAAACGGTGGTGCTTCATGCTTTTTATGCCGTGTTTTTTATTGTGATTTTAGGGTTGCCCATGAATACCGTTGCTTTTATTTTTGATGGAATTTTTAAGGGGATGGGAGAAATGAAATACCTAAGAAATACCCTGTTGGCAGCTACCTTCTTGGGTTTTGTTCCTGTTCTTTTCTTTGGAAAATATATGAATTGGGGTCTTTACGGAATTTGGATAGCTTTCACCGTTTGGATGGCCATTCGTGGCGGTGCCCTGGTCGTTAAGTTTATAAGAAAGTTTCGGCCGCTCTTGAAAAACCCCTAA
- a CDS encoding 2OG-Fe(II) oxygenase, which produces MTELYEQLDFIVNPTYEKVIEDILENGYSIVDDLLSESTVNTLRTDLLNKYEDDLFKKAAIGNRTNEVIQTGKRGDFILWMEETNSNAIQKLFFDRINDLAAYLNRTCFLGILRKEFHYAVYPEGKFYEKHLDTFQNDDRRKLSIVCYLNADDWQPEHGGELVLYLNGKNGEEPKTIYPFPGRAVIFESRDLEHEVKPAKRERLSITGWLKTR; this is translated from the coding sequence GTGACAGAATTATATGAACAACTAGACTTTATCGTAAACCCAACTTACGAAAAAGTAATTGAAGACATTTTAGAGAACGGCTATAGTATTGTAGACGATTTACTTTCCGAAAGCACGGTTAATACCCTGCGTACAGACCTTCTGAATAAATACGAAGATGACCTTTTCAAGAAAGCTGCTATTGGAAACCGTACCAATGAGGTTATACAAACGGGAAAACGTGGTGATTTTATTCTGTGGATGGAGGAAACAAATAGTAACGCAATCCAAAAATTATTTTTTGACCGAATCAATGATTTAGCGGCCTATTTGAACCGCACTTGCTTTTTAGGAATACTTAGGAAAGAATTTCATTACGCCGTTTATCCGGAAGGGAAATTCTACGAAAAACATTTGGACACTTTTCAAAATGACGATAGGCGGAAGCTTTCCATAGTTTGTTATTTGAATGCAGACGATTGGCAACCCGAACACGGAGGTGAACTAGTACTTTATCTAAATGGTAAAAATGGCGAAGAGCCAAAAACTATTTATCCATTCCCAGGGAGAGCGGTTATTTTTGAAAGTCGCGATTTAGAGCATGAGGTAAAGCCTGCAAAACGCGAACGGTTGAGCATTACCGGTTGGTTGAAAACCCGTTAA
- a CDS encoding OsmC family protein, giving the protein MATTNHITTKWLGNMQFESTNPSGLTLNIDAGPDDGGEGKGLRPKALMLSGLAGCSGLDVAALIKKMKLEVDDFHIETIANLTDEHPKFYDAVTIEYHFHGNNLAEKKLQRAVDLSVEKYCGVMEMFRQFAKLEIKTIFHKE; this is encoded by the coding sequence ATGGCTACTACAAATCATATTACAACTAAATGGCTGGGTAACATGCAATTCGAAAGCACCAACCCTTCTGGCCTAACGTTAAACATAGATGCCGGCCCAGATGATGGCGGCGAAGGAAAAGGATTGCGCCCAAAAGCTTTAATGTTATCCGGACTGGCAGGCTGTTCTGGTCTTGATGTGGCTGCACTTATTAAAAAAATGAAATTAGAGGTTGATGATTTTCACATTGAAACCATTGCTAACCTTACTGATGAGCACCCGAAATTTTATGATGCCGTAACTATCGAATATCATTTTCACGGAAACAATCTAGCGGAGAAAAAATTACAAAGAGCGGTAGACCTATCCGTAGAGAAATACTGTGGAGTTATGGAAATGTTCAGGCAGTTTGCTAAATTGGAAATCAAGACTATTTTTCATAAAGAGTAA